The proteins below come from a single Danio aesculapii chromosome 25, fDanAes4.1, whole genome shotgun sequence genomic window:
- the LOC130219555 gene encoding uncharacterized protein LOC130219555, translating into MRSLMFLPVLVLFCSLQDTSCATNAIISANSVCCEGFTNINIPLRKIVSYQWTTSTCATKAIVFNTIAGKAICVDPDNTLVSGQVAKLDKKTSSALSTSATTKAPASTSATTSSPESTSATTSSPASTSATTSSPATTSATTSSPASTSATTSSPESTSAKASSPASTSATSSPPSTSSTTETFTTAEFHRTTL; encoded by the exons ATGAGAAGCCTGATGTTTCTGCCTGTTCTGGTGCTCTTCTGCTCTCTGCAGGACACTTCATGTG CTACAAATGCAATTATATCAGCAAATTCAGTCTGCTGTGAAGGGTTCACTAATATAAACATCCCTCTGAGGAAGATAGTGTCTTACCAGTGGACCACCAGTACATGTGCAACAAAAGCCATTGT GTTTAACACAATCGCAGGAAAAGCGATCTGTGTAGATCCTGACAACACCTTGGTGAGCGGCCAAGTTGCTAAACTGGACAAAAAAACATCATCTGCTTTATCCACATCTGCTACAACAAAAGCTCCTGCATCCACATCTGCTACAACATCATCTCCTGAATCCACATCTGCTACAACATCATCTCCTGCATCCACATCTGCTACAACATCATCTCCTGCAACCACATCTGCTACAACATCATCTCCTGCATCCACATCTGCTACAACATCATCTCCCGAATCCACATCTGCAAAAGCATCATCTCCAGCATCCACATCTGCAACATCATCTCCTCCATCCACATCTTCTACAACAGAAACCTTTACTACAGCAGAGTTTCACCGCACCACACTTTAA